The Daucus carota subsp. sativus chromosome 2, DH1 v3.0, whole genome shotgun sequence genome includes a window with the following:
- the LOC108207588 gene encoding uncharacterized protein LOC108207588, whose translation MSQTFSNPAPDSAKTKDKKIYFALYDPAIHFPDDQKTSDENFNLFHTSDRTLFYRLVHKLGRDVSESMRVVAFLIWLEKAGYSQHAIHKLMAWPFYLLEQVADEIAVFSSCLGREFIGRQFICLFSVRKLCSLHIDLFEFHANRIGILEGVEKIVSEICMRAFKDILTGASEFKDDKGDEMWYDYINPSSVQPTFYHNCAAHNFTAPSTSSVQRAEPQPRLRVGIILKDPNANQSQKFGGMQLGNGGKNKPDEEPDERTILLTFSKGCCISEVEIREFFTRIFGDFIEEIFIQDVASDEQPSYARMVCRSSAMISTIAPPNRKTKYTVNGKHILATKYVKGSRR comes from the exons ATGTCTCAAACATTCTCAAACCCTGCCCCTGATTCAGCCAAAACAaaggataaaaaaatttattttgcttTGTATGATCCAGCCATTCATTTCCCTGATGACCAAAAAACCAgtgatgaaaattttaatcttttcCATACAAGTGACCGAACCCTATTCTACAGACTCGTCCATAAACTTGGTCGTGATGTTTCCGAATCTATGCGTGTAGTTGCATTCCTCATCTGGCTGGAAAAAGCCGGTTACAGCCAGCATGCCATCCACAAACTGATGGCATGGCCGTTTTACTTGCTAGAGCAAGTTGCCGATGAAATCGCAGTCTTTTCAAGCTGCCTAGGGAGAGAATTTATTGGCAGGCAGTTCATTTGCCTGTTCTCAGTCAGAAAGCTATGCTCTCTCCACATCGACTTGTTCGAGTTTCACGCGAACAGGATTGGGATTCTTGAGGGTGTTGAAAAAATCGTTTCTGAAATTTGTATGAGGGCGTTCAAGGACATTCTAACAGGTGCAAGTGAATTCAAAGATGACAAAGGAGATGAAATGTGGTATGATTATATCAATCCTAGCAGTGTGCAACCTACTTTTTACCACAATTGTGCTGCCCACAATTTTACGGCTCCAAGCACCAGTAGCGTTCAACGGGCGGAGCCACAGCCAAGGCTAAGGGTTGGAATTATATTAAAAGATCCAAACGCCAATCAAAGTCAGAAGTTTGGAGGTATGCAGCTGGGGAATGGAGGCAAGAATAAACCTGATGAGGAGCCGGATGAAAGAACTATATTACTGACATTCTCCAAGGGTTGCTGCATCTCTGAAGTGGAAATTCGAGAATTCTTCACAag AATTTTCGGAGATTTCATAGAAGAGATATTTATACAAGATGTGGCTTCTGACGAACAACCATCCTATGCTCGGATGGTTTGCCGGTCATCTGCCATGATTTCTACCATTGCTCCTCCTAATAGGAAAACCAAGTACACTGTCAATGGCAAGCATATCTTGGCCACAAAGTATGTAAAGGGAAGTCGcaggtga
- the LOC108207589 gene encoding uncharacterized protein LOC108207589 — MAMETEFECYDDKFALYDPAFYSVEENISDEDFNLFHTIDRTLFYRLVRKLGRNVEESMFVVAFLIWLERIGCGRDAVHKVTSWPFHLLDQLANEIAGLSMWLDGSNRDPEYRNLYVLLKLLSRDINWLSFHEKRIKILHAVRKIVSEVCRRAFRDILASNCHFVDVEGDRMWYAYINPVVVPPPMFHNGGVRFPQIEFGGNSRAVHSLMDPSYNVRKVLENPGADLSEIFGGMQLVDGCDDEPHVAPVDRTIFLTFSKGYYIAELELREFFTRIFGDFIEDMIMENVSSDRQPLYARMVCRSSSIIPRIAPFGTKTKYSINGKQVWAKKYERRSRASSSSGNATSE, encoded by the exons ATGGCAATGGAGACCGAGTTCGAATGCTATGACGATAAGTTTGCTTTGTACGATCCAGCCTTTTATTCTGTCGAAGAAAACATCAGCGACGAAGATTTTAACCTTTTCCATACAATTGACCGCACTCTGTTTTACAGGCTAGTCCGTAAACTCGGCCGCAACGTCGAGGAATCTATGTTCGTAGTGGCATTCCTCATCTGGCTCGAGAGGATCGGATGTGGCCGCGATGCTGTCCACAAAGTAACTTCTTGGCCATTTCATTTGCTCGATCAACTTGCTAATGAAATTGCTGGCCTTTCGATGTGGCTGGACGGGAGCAACAGGGACCCGGAGTACAGGAATCTCTATGTGCTTCTCAAATTGCTCTCTCGTGACATCAACTGGCTCAGTTTTCATGAGAAGCGGATTAAGATCCTTCATGCTGTGAGGAAGATCGTTTCCGAAGTCTGCAGGAGGGCCTTTCGAGACATACTGGCTAGTAATTGTCATTTTGTAGATGTGGAAGGAGATCGAATGTGGTATGCTTATATTAATCCAGTTGTTGTACCACCTCCTATGTTCCACAATGGTGGAGTCAGGTTCCCTCAAATTGAGTTTGGAGGAAATTCGCGTGCTGTACACAGCTTAATGGATCCCTCCTACAATGTCAGAAAAGTATTGGAGAATCCCGGTGCTGATTTAAGTGAAATTTTTGGAGGAATGCAGCTGGTGGATGGTTGCGACGACGAACCTCACGTTGCACCGGTTGACAGAACAATATTTTTGACATTCTCCAAAGGATATTACATTGCAGAACTAGAATTAAGAGAATTCTTCACAAG AATTTTTGGTGATTTTATAGAGGATATGATTATGGAAAACGTATCAAGTGATAGACAACCATTATATGCTCGAATGGTTTGCCGTTCATCTTCCATCATTCCTCGAATTGCTCCTTTTGGGACAAAAACCAAGTACTCCATCAACGGAAAGCAAGTATGGGCTAAAAAGTATGAAAGGCGAAGCCGAGCATCATCTTCGTCCGGAAATGCCACTTCAgagtaa